One stretch of Streptomyces sp. NBC_01363 DNA includes these proteins:
- the pdxH gene encoding pyridoxamine 5'-phosphate oxidase, translating to MREQYRSEGFTEDTLAADPMQQFAHWFRQVAVGGLLHEPNAMVVSTATPEGRPSSRTVLLKKYDARGFVFFTNYESRKGRELSANPYVSLLFPWHPMARQVIVTGRADRIGRDETVAYFRTRPHGSQLGAWASPQSTVIGSRDELLARYEELAARYPEGEHVPAPPHWGGFRVVPDTIEFWQGHENRLHDRLRYVREGEQWRVERLCP from the coding sequence ATGCGCGAGCAGTACCGCTCCGAGGGCTTCACCGAGGACACGCTGGCCGCCGACCCGATGCAGCAGTTCGCCCACTGGTTCCGGCAGGTCGCCGTCGGCGGGCTGCTCCACGAGCCCAACGCCATGGTGGTCTCCACCGCCACCCCCGAGGGCCGGCCGTCCTCGCGCACCGTGCTGCTGAAGAAGTACGACGCGCGCGGCTTCGTCTTCTTCACCAACTACGAGTCCCGCAAGGGCCGTGAACTGAGCGCCAACCCGTACGTCTCACTGCTCTTCCCCTGGCACCCGATGGCCCGCCAGGTCATCGTCACCGGCAGGGCGGACCGGATCGGCCGCGACGAGACGGTCGCCTACTTCCGCACCCGCCCGCACGGCTCCCAGCTCGGCGCCTGGGCGAGCCCCCAGTCGACGGTGATCGGCTCCCGCGACGAGCTGCTCGCCCGCTACGAGGAATTGGCGGCCCGCTACCCCGAGGGCGAACACGTTCCCGCGCCCCCGCACTGGGGCGGCTTCCGCGTCGTCCCCGACACGATCGAGTTCTGGCAGGGCCACGAGAACCGGCTGCACGACCGGCTGAGGTACGTACGCGAGGGCGAGCAGTGGCGCGTCGAGCGCCTGTGCCCCTGA